The following is a genomic window from Mycolicibacterium sp. TY81.
CTGCCCGGCGGCCTGACGCGCGTCGCGCTGCCGGAGGGCTCGCTGGTGGTGAACTCCAGCCAGGGCGGGGGATCGAAGGACACCTGGGTGCTGGCGTCGCGGGCCTCGACCGCCGACCACGAGCTGGCGGCCGCCGAAGTCGTGCGCTCGCTGCCGTCGGCCGGCCAGGCCGCCGACGAGGGGCCCCCACAGCAGGCCGTCCAAACTGCCCATCAACAGCAGCAGCAACAGCAACAGGCGGTGATGTACTGATGTTGGCGCGCAACGCGGAATCGCTGTACTGGATCGGCCGCTACGTCGAGCGGGCCGACGACACCGCCCGCATCCTGGACGTCACGGTGCACCAGCTGTTGGAGGACTCGAGCGTCGACCCCGACGTGGCGTCCCGAACGCTGCTGCGGGTCCTGGGGATCGAGCCGCCTGCGGCGCCGCTGGACATGTGGTCGTTGACCGACCTGGTCGCGTTCGGCCGCGGTGATGCGCAGAATTCGATTGTCGAGTCGATCTCGGCGGCTCGCGAGAATGCCCGTGGGGCACGGGAAGTCACGTCCACCGAGATGTGGGAGTGCCTCAACACGACCTACAACGCCCTCTCTGAGCGCGAGCGGGCCGCCAGAAGGCTTGGGCCGCACGAGTTCCTGAGCTTCGTGGAAGGCCGCGCCGCGATGTTCGCGGGCCTGGCCGACTCGACGCTGTCGCGCGACGACGGCTACCGCTTCATGATGCTGGGCCGGGCGATCGAGCGCGTCGACATGACGGTGCGCCTGCTGCTGGCCCGCGTCGGTGACAGTGCGTCGTCGCCGGCGTGGGTGACGGTGCTGCGCTCGGCCGGTGCCCACGACACCTACCTGCGCACCTACCGCGGGGTGCTCGACGCCGGGCGGGTCGTCGAATTCATGTTGCTGGACAGGCTGTTTCCGCGGTCGGTGTTCTATTCGCTGCGGCTGGCCGAGCGGCATCTCGACGAGCTGCACAACCGGCCGCACGACCGCATCGGCGCCACCGGTGAGGCCCAGCGACTCCTCGGCCGCGCGCGCAGTGAGCTGGAGTTCCTGCAGCCGGGCCTGCTGCTGGACTCGCTGGAGGATCGCCTGGCGGGCTTGCAGCGCAGCTGCCGGGAAATCGGAGAAGCGTTGGCGCTGGAGTACTTTCACGCGGCGCCGTGGGTCGCCTGGACGGACGCGGGCCACGCGGTGTCGGTTATCGAAGAAGGTGAGATCTGATATGTGGCGGCTCAGAGTTGTCCATGCCACCGGGTATGCCTACAAGTCGGCGGTGACGGCGTCGTTCAACGAGGCCAGGTTGACGCCGCGCTCGGACTCGCGGCAGAACGTCGTCCTCAACCGTGTCGAGACGACGCCGGCCACCCGGTCGTACCGGTACATCGACTACTGGGGCACCGCGGTGACGGCCTTCGATCTGCATGCGCCGCACACCGAGTTGGAGGTGACGTCGTCCTCGGTCGTCGAGACCGACAAGGGCGAGATGCCCGCGGAACTGGTCACCTGGGACGACCTGGCGGGTGCCGGCGTGCGCGACCGGTTCGACGAACTGCTCGTCCCGACCGGCTACACGCCGGTCAGCAAGCGGCTGCAGCGCGTCGGCCAGCGGATCATGAAGTACTACGACCCGCAGGAAGCCGTGATCGCCGCGGCGAACTGGGTCAACACCGAACTCGACTACGTGCCCGGCACCACCGGGGTGCACTCGTCCGGGCTGGATGCGCTGCGCGAAGGCAAGGGCGTCTGTCAGGACTTCGCGCACCTGACGCTGATCTTGTTGCGCAGCATGGGGATTCCGGCCCGGTACGTGTCCGGCTATCTGCACCCGCAGCGCCGGGCCGAGGTCGGTGACACCATCGAAGGCCAGAGCCACGCCTGGGTGCAGGCCTGGACCGGTGGCTGGTGGGACTACGACCCGACCAACGACGTCGAGATCAACGAGCAGTACGTGACGGTCGCGGTGGGGCGGGACTATTCGGACGTCACCCCGCTGAAGGGCATCTACTCGGGCGAGGGCTCCACCGACCTGGATGTGGTGGTGGAAATCACCCGGCTCGCTTGACTTTCGCCGCGCACTCTCCGCCGCCGACTACCATGGATGTGAGGTGGATCACGATCGGAGGCGGGCGATGCGGATCGCGGACGTACTGAGCAACAAGGGTGCGGCGGTAGCGACCATCGCCCCCGAGACCACGGTGTCGCAACTACTGGCCAGCCTCGCCGCGCTGAACATCGGTGCCATGGTGGTCGTCGGGGACGACGGATTGGCCGGCATCGTGTCCGAGCGCGACGTCGTGCGCGAGCTGCACAAGCGCGGCGGTGGCCTACTGGGCCAGCCGGTTTCGGAGATCATGACGACGGTCCTGGCGACCTGCACGCCGCGGGACACCGTCGACCATCTCGTGGTGCTGATGACCCAGAACCGGGTGCGGCACGTGCCCGTCCTCGACGACGGCCGGCTGGCCGGCATCGTCAGCATCGGCGACGTGGTCAAGACCCGGATGGAAGAGCTCGAGACCGAGCAGCAGCACCTGCAGGACTACATCACCCAGGGCGGTTAATCTCCCGCGAGCCGGCCTGGGGGCACCTCCCGCTTGCGGGGGAGTTTGTACCGCGACACGCCGGTATCCGCGTGCAATTTTGGGCCGCTCGTCGGCTGCGAACGGGCGCAGACTGCACGGAGATCCGGGCGGGGCGTAGCAGTTCACGGCAAGCTGGCGGCATGCGTGAAATTCAGACCCGGCCGGCCACTCGTTCCGACATCGGTGGCTTGTCGCACACCCTTGCCCGCGCGTTCGCCGACGACCCGGTGATGAAGTGGATGCTGCCCGACGCTGGGCTGCGCCGGCGCCGGCTGCCGCGCCTGTTCACGGCGCTCACCAAGCACCACCATCTGGGCAACGGCGGGGTCGAGATCGCCTCGTCGGCCGACGGCATCGGAGGCGCGGCGTTGTGGGATCCCCCGGGCAAGTGGCAGCAGACGCGCGGCGCCGAGCTGCGGGCGGTGCCCATGATGCTGCTGACGTTCGGCACCGCGGTGCTGCGCGGCCAGGCAGCCGCGGAGTTGATGAAGAAGCACCACCCGGAGGAGCCGCATTGGTACCTCGCGGTGATCGGCAGCGACCCGACGGTGCGCGGTGGCGGGTTCGGACAAGCGCTGATGCGGTCGCGGCTGGATCGCGTCGACGCGGAACACGCCCCGGCCTATCTGGAGTCGAGCAACCCGGTGAACGTGCCCTACTACGAGCGGTTCGGTTTCGAGGTCACCGGTGAGATGGTGCTGCCGAACGGTGGACCGAGCCTGATTCCGATGTGGCGGCAGCCGCGGTAGGTGCGTTCAACGCCCGCTCGTCGGGCGTGAGTGGCCCCTGAATGCACGCAAAAAGCGGCGTGTCGCGGTACAAACACGGCCGCTCGCGGGAAGTGGGCCTAGCGCCAGGAGTAGCTGGCGCGGAGGCGGGCGGCGATGATCTCGAACTTCTCGCGCTCGAGGATCGCGCCTTCGCGGCGGATGCCTTCCTCCGGGACGTCGAGCACGCGGTCGAGGCGAACCCAGCTGGCGCGTCCCTCGTAGTCCCAGCTGCCCGATCCGATGCCCACCCAGTCGGGGTCGCCCTGGTGGCGGTCCTGGCTCGACAACATCAGCCCCAGCAAGGTGTTGCGATCGCGGCCGACGACCAGCACCGGGCGGTCCTGGCCGCGTGTCGGGTCGTCCTCGTAGACGACCCAGGTCCAGACGATCTCGCCCGGGTCGGCCTGGCCGTCCAGGTCAGGTGAGTAGACGATGCGACGGGCGCGGTGTGCGGTGGGGACGATGTTCTCGGTGACCGGGCGGCCGGCGGTGATGGCCGCCTGCTGCTCCGCCGGAACCGCGCCGAGCGCCGTCAGGCCCACTTCGATGCCGAACCGGATGCCCTGCTGAATGGTCCGGGACAGCCCGTCAGGCTGCTGCAAGGTGCGGATGAGCTTGGGCGCGTCGTTGAACACCAGTTGTTCCGCCAGACGCTGGAACGTCCTCCACTGCGACGCCATGCCATCGAGCATAGGGGAGTTTCCGGGCCGCGATTTAGTCGCCGGGGTCCTCGCTAGATACCCTGGTAGCCGCGCGTGATACGCGCAGACCCATCGTCACCAGGAGATTCCCATCAGCAGTTTCGCCGACAAGACGTTCACTGCGCCGGCGCAGATTCGGAACTTCTGCATCATCGCCCATATCGACCACGGCAAGTCCACCCTGGCCGACCGCATGCTGCAGCTCACCGGCGTCGTCGACGACCGGTCGATGCGCGCGCAGTACCTGGACCGCATGGACATCGAGCGTGAGCGCGGCATCACGATCAAGGCGCAGAACGTCCGGCTGCCCTGGAAGGTCGGTGACGAGGAGTTCGTCCTGCACCTGATCGACACCCCGGGCCACGTCGACTTCACCTACGAGGTGTCGCGCGCGCTGGAGGCCTGTGAGGGCGCCGTGCTGCTGGTCGACGCCGCGCAGGGCATCGAGGCGCAGACCCTGGCCAACCTGTACCTGGCGCTGGACCGCGACCTGACGATCATCCCGGTGCTCAACAAGATCGACCTGCCGGCCGCCGACCCGGACCGCTACGCGGGTGAGATCGCGCACATCATCGGCTGTGAGCCGTCCGACGTGCTGCGGGTGTCGGGCAAGACCGGTGAAGGCGTCAAGGAGCTGCTCGACGCCGTCGTCCGCCAGATCCCGGCACCGACCGGCGACCCGGATGCCCCGACCCGCGCGATGATCTTCGACTCGGTCTACGACATCTACCGCGGCGTGGTGACCTACGTCCGGGTGGTGGACGGCAAGATCGTCCCGCGCGAGAAGATCGCGATGATGTCGACCGGAGCGACGCACGAACTGCTCGAGGTCGGCATCGTGTCGCCCGAGCCCAAGGCCTCCGAGGGCCTCGGCGTCGGCGAGGTGGGTTACCTCATCACCGGTGTGAAGGACGTCCGTCA
Proteins encoded in this region:
- a CDS encoding type II toxin-antitoxin system PemK/MazF family toxin — protein: MLDGMASQWRTFQRLAEQLVFNDAPKLIRTLQQPDGLSRTIQQGIRFGIEVGLTALGAVPAEQQAAITAGRPVTENIVPTAHRARRIVYSPDLDGQADPGEIVWTWVVYEDDPTRGQDRPVLVVGRDRNTLLGLMLSSQDRHQGDPDWVGIGSGSWDYEGRASWVRLDRVLDVPEEGIRREGAILEREKFEIIAARLRASYSWR
- a CDS encoding alpha-E domain-containing protein, which gives rise to MLARNAESLYWIGRYVERADDTARILDVTVHQLLEDSSVDPDVASRTLLRVLGIEPPAAPLDMWSLTDLVAFGRGDAQNSIVESISAARENARGAREVTSTEMWECLNTTYNALSERERAARRLGPHEFLSFVEGRAAMFAGLADSTLSRDDGYRFMMLGRAIERVDMTVRLLLARVGDSASSPAWVTVLRSAGAHDTYLRTYRGVLDAGRVVEFMLLDRLFPRSVFYSLRLAERHLDELHNRPHDRIGATGEAQRLLGRARSELEFLQPGLLLDSLEDRLAGLQRSCREIGEALALEYFHAAPWVAWTDAGHAVSVIEEGEI
- a CDS encoding GNAT family N-acetyltransferase → MREIQTRPATRSDIGGLSHTLARAFADDPVMKWMLPDAGLRRRRLPRLFTALTKHHHLGNGGVEIASSADGIGGAALWDPPGKWQQTRGAELRAVPMMLLTFGTAVLRGQAAAELMKKHHPEEPHWYLAVIGSDPTVRGGGFGQALMRSRLDRVDAEHAPAYLESSNPVNVPYYERFGFEVTGEMVLPNGGPSLIPMWRQPR
- a CDS encoding transglutaminase family protein produces the protein MWRLRVVHATGYAYKSAVTASFNEARLTPRSDSRQNVVLNRVETTPATRSYRYIDYWGTAVTAFDLHAPHTELEVTSSSVVETDKGEMPAELVTWDDLAGAGVRDRFDELLVPTGYTPVSKRLQRVGQRIMKYYDPQEAVIAAANWVNTELDYVPGTTGVHSSGLDALREGKGVCQDFAHLTLILLRSMGIPARYVSGYLHPQRRAEVGDTIEGQSHAWVQAWTGGWWDYDPTNDVEINEQYVTVAVGRDYSDVTPLKGIYSGEGSTDLDVVVEITRLA
- a CDS encoding CBS domain-containing protein: MRIADVLSNKGAAVATIAPETTVSQLLASLAALNIGAMVVVGDDGLAGIVSERDVVRELHKRGGGLLGQPVSEIMTTVLATCTPRDTVDHLVVLMTQNRVRHVPVLDDGRLAGIVSIGDVVKTRMEELETEQQHLQDYITQGG